The following nucleotide sequence is from Mesorhizobium sp. J8.
CCAAGTGGAGGAGAATAAAATGAAGAAACTTCTTTTGGGCGTCGCGCTTTCGGCGCTGATGTGTTCATCCGCCTTCGCCGCCAAGATCGGTGTTTCGATGGCGCGTTTCGACGACAACTTCCTGACTGTGCTGCGCAACGGCATGATCGCTCAGGCCAAGGGCATGAGCGGTGTCGAGCTGCAGGTCGAGGACGCGCAGAACGATGTCGCCAAGCAGCTCGACCAGATCAAGAACTTCGCCGCTTCGGGCGTCGACGCCATCATCGTCAACCCGGTCGACACCTCGGCCACCCAGGCGATGTCCGACGCCGCGGCCGCCGCCAAGATCCCGCTGGTTTACGTCAACCGCCAGCCGATCAATGTCGATACGCTGCCGGACAACCAAGCCTTCGTCGCGTCGAATGAGGCCGAATCCGGCACGCTCGAGACCAAGGAAGTCTGCCGCTTGTTCAAGGAAGCCGGCAAGAAGGAAGCCAATGTCTATGTGATCATGGGCGAGCTTTCCAACCAGGCCGCGGTGCAGCGCACCAAGGACATCGAGGAAGTGATCGCCACGCCGGACTGCAACTTCATCAAGATCATCGACAAGCAGACCTCGAACTGGCAGCGCGACCAGGCGCAGAACCTGATGACCAACTGGCTGTCGGCCGCCAAGCAGTTCGATGGCGTCATTGCCAACAACGACGAAAGCGCAATCGGCGCCATCCAGGCGATGAAGGCCGCCAACATCGACATGAAGACCATGGTCGTGGGCGGTGTCGACGCGACCCAGGACGCGCTCGCGGCGATGCAGGCAGGTGACTTGAAGGTGACCGTGTTCCAGGACGCGGCCGGTCAAGGCGCCGGCGCGCTCGACGCGGCGCTGAAGCTCGCCAAGGGCGAGAAGGTGGAACACAAGGTCTACATCCCGTTCCAGCTCGTCACGCCGGCGAACATCGACAAGTTCTTGAAGAAGAACTGAGGCGCCGCCAACGCAATTCCGGGAAAAGCGCGTGGCGCTTTTCCAGAAGGAATGGCGTGAAGACAAACCGAGGAGCGGCGCGCCGGCACATCGGACTGGCTGAAATCACGGCCGCTGGCGTGGCGGCGCCGCTCCCTGTCTCCCCCGCCCCGTCGGGCGGGAGAGCGGGCGCGGTCATTCGGAGGAAGAAGACGTGTCACAGACATCGCATGGCATTGGCGGATTGAGTTATGACGCCAAGAAGCGCCCATGGCCGGCCGAGTTCAATGTGTTCCTGGCGCTCGTCATCCTGGTCGGCCTGTTCGAATTGATCGGCCGTGTCTTCCTCGGCGACAGTTTCCTGTTCAACACGCGTCCGAACGTTGACGCGATCTTCAACGAACAGCGCCTGCAGATCATCATCCTGCAGGTTTCGATCGTCGGCATCATCGCCATCGGCGTCACTCAGGTCATCATCAGCGGCGGCATCGACCTGTCTTCCGGCTCGGTCGTCGGCGCCACGGCCATGATCGCGATGAGCTTTGCCCAGGTGGCGACCGTCAACGGCAATCCCAACCCCAAGGCCATGTTCCTTGCCTATGGCTGGGTCGATCTGCCCGTCCTCGTGCCCTTGCTTGTCGCCATAGGCTGCGGCCTCATCGCCGGCCTGGTCAACGGTATGCTGATCGCCTATACGCGCATCCCGCCCTTCATCGCTACGCTCGGCATGATGGTCACCGCTCGCGGCATCGCCAAATGGTGGTCCAAGGGCGAGCCGATCTCGTTTCCGACCGACAGCTTCGCCGCGATCGGCAAGGGCCTGATGCCGGTCGTCATCTTCATCTCGCTGGCGATCCTGTTCCAGCTCATCTTGACCTACACGAAATATGGCAAGCACTGCTACGCCATCGGCTCCAACGAGGATGCCGCGCGCATGTCCGGCATCAAGATCGCCAACCACAAGGTGCTGGTCTACGTCATCGCCGCCATCCTCGCCTCCTTGGCCGCTGTGGTGCTCTGCTCCAAGAACCTCACCGCCCAGTCCGGCATGGGCGTCATGTATGAACTCGACGCCATCGCCATGGCCGTCATCGGCGGCGTCTCGCTCTCGGGCGGCCGTGGCTCGATCATCGGCACCGTGATCGGCTCGCTGATCTTCGGCGTCATCATTTCCGGCTTCACCTTCCTGCGGCTCGACGCCTATTATCAGGAGATGGTCAAGGGCGTGATCATCGTCGGCGCGGTCGTTCTCGATCAATGGCGCCAGCGCCGCCGCGCGATAGGAGCTTGACCATGTCCGATATCGTTCTGAAGACCGAAAACCTCACCAAGCACTATGGCGGCGTGCATGCGCTGCAAGAGGCGAATTTCGAGCTGCGCAAGGGCGAGCATGTCGCCATCATGGGCGACAACGGCGCCGGCAAGTCTACCTTCGTGCGCCAGATCACCGGCGTCGAGCAGCGCACCAGCGGCAAGATCTGGTTCGACGGCAAGGAGGTGAATTTCTCCGGCCCGATCGAGGCGCGCGAGGCGGGCATCGAGACCGTGTTCCAGAACCTCGCTCTGGCCGACGACCTGGACGTGCCGTCGAACCTGTTCCTCGGCCGTGAGAAGGTGCTGTTCAACCTCGGCCCCTTCTCGATCCTCGACCGCAAGGCGATGCGCAAGGCGACCGAAGCAGCGCTTGTCCGCACGGCGGTGAAGATACCCAACCTCTCCAGCACCATCCGCCACATGTCGGGCGGCCAGCGCCAGTGCGTGGCGATCGCCAGGACCGCGACCTTCGCCTCCAAGCTGATCATCATGGACGAGCCGACGGCGGCGCTCGGGGTGCAGGAGACCGCGCAGGTCGAGAACATCATCCGCACGTTGAAGGAAAACGGCGAGCCGCTGATCCTGGTCAGCCACAACATGCGCCAGGTGTTCGACCTGGTCGACCGCATCGTCGTCTTCCGCCGCGGCCGCATCGTCGCCAATTTGCGCAAGCAGGACACCGACGGCAACGACATCGTCGCCTACATCACCGGCGCCAAGACCGGACAGGCGGAGCTTCAGGCCGCCTGACGGATTCATAACGGAATCGACCAACCTTCCGCGCCGACAGGCGCGGATATGCCTATAGAACCCACCTCGAAGGACATTCCATGACACTCCGCTTCGCTCTCCTCGGCGCCGGCCGTATCGGCAAGGTGCATGCCCGCGCCGTCGCCTCCAACCCGCAGGCCAGGCTGGTGGCCGTGGCCGACGCCTTCGAGAAAGCGGCGACGGAGCTCGCCTCCGCCTATGGCGCGGAAGTCCGCACCATCGATGCCATCGAGAAGGCCAAGGACATCGACGCCGTCATCATCTGCACGCCGACCGACACCCATGCCGATCTGATCGAGCGCTTCGCCAAGGCCGGCAAGGCGATCTTCTGCGAGAAGCCGATCGACCTCTCGGTCGAGCGCGTCGAGAAATGCCTGGCGGTGGTCGAGCAGACCGGCGCCACGCTGATGGTCGGCTTCAACCGCCGCTTCGACCCGCATTTCGCCGCCGTCCGCAAGGCGATCGACGACGGCGCCATCGGCGACGTCGAGATGGTCACCATCACGTCGCGCGATCCTGGCGCCCCGCCGCTCGACTACATCGCCCGCTCCGGCGGCATCTTTCGCGATATGACCATCCATGATTTCGACATGGCCCGCTTCCTGCTGGGCGAAGAACCCGTCGCTGTCAGCGCCCATGCTTCGGTACTGGTCGACAAGAAGATCGGTGAAGCGGGCGATTTCGATTCGGTCAGCGTCATCCTCGAGACGGCGTCCGGCAAGCAGGCCGTCATCTCCAACTCGCGCCGCGCCACCTATGGCTATGACCAGCGCATTGAGGTGCATGGCTCCAAGGGCATGGTCGCGGCCGAGAACCAGCGGCCGGTGTCGATCGAGCTCGCCAACGACAAGGGCTACACCCGCCCGCCGCTGCACGACTTTTTCATGACCCGCTACATCGACGCCTATGCCAACGAGATCTCATCCTTCATTGCCGCGGCAACTGCGGGCGAGAAGGCGGCGCCGAGCGGCAAGGATGGTCTCGTTGCACTGAAGCTGGCGGACGCGGCCTTGGAATCGGCGAAGACGGGCAAGACCATCCGTATCGCCTGAACATCTTACCTCGATCAAGGAGCACAGCGATGAACGGTTTGGCCGGTCGCAATTCGGAAACGCGCGCCATCGTCACCGGCGGTGCGCAGGGCATCGGCTTCGCCGTCGCGGAAGCGCTTGCCGACGAGGGCTGCCGCGCGCTGGCGCTGGTCGGCCGCTCGCAGGAGAAAGGCGACAAGGCGGTCGCGGTGCTGAAGAAGAGCGGCGTCGACGCCATCTTCATCAGCGCCGATGTCGCCAAGGTCGCCGACTGCAAGCGCGCCGTCGAGGCGGCGATCGAGCATTTCGGAACGCTGAACGCGCTGGTCAACGCCGCCGCCACGTCCGCGCGCGGCTCGTTGGTGGAGACCACCGAGGAACTGTTCGACCAGATATTCGATACCAATGTGCGCGGGCCCTTCTTCCTGATGCAGGGCCTTGTCACACACCTCCTGGAGCGCAACGCGCCGGGCTCGATCGTCAATGTGCTGTCGATGTCGGCGCATGCCGGCCAGTCCTTCCTGACGCCCTATTCGACCAGCAAGGGCGCGCTGATGACGCTGACCAAGAATGTCGCGAGCGCCTATCGGAAGAACCGCATCCGCTGCAACGCGGTGCTGCCCGGCTGGATGGACACCGAGGGCGAGGCGATCGTGCAGAAGAAATGGCACGATGCGCCCGACGACTGGTTGGAAAAGGCCGAAGCCGCGCAGCCGATGGGCCAGTTGGTGAAGCCCGCTCAGCTCGCCCGGCTGATCACCTATATGCTGAGTCCCCAGGCCGGTGTGATGACCGGCTCGTTGGTCGATTATGACCAGAACATTGCCGGCGTGATCGGGGAGTAGAGCAATTTCAGGAAAAGTGTGAGGCGGTTCCCGCTCGGAATTGCGTCAAACGAGACACGTGACAAGCGCTTCGGCATCGACTATATGAGCCGCATGATCCACCTGACCGCCTCGTTTTGGTACTTTAGCTACGGTAGCTCGCTGGCGGCGGGAGGATTGCGCTCGATCTGAAAACTCCAGATCAAAATCCGACAAGCCGCCAGACCTGGCGGCTTTTTTGTTTCAGCCGGCAGGTCTCCTAACCAGGAGCAGAAAGCCGTGTTGACCACCACAGACGACCTTCGGGTCAAGGAACTCAAAGTCCTGAGCACGCCGGACGAGGTGATGCGCGAGATACCGCGCTCGCTCACGGCGACGCGCACCGTTGCCGCTTCGCGCAACGCCATCCATTCCATCCTCACGGGGGCCGACGATCGACTGGTGGTCATCGTCGGCCCTTGTTCCATCCACGACCCGGTCGCCGCCGTGGACTACGCCAGCCGTCTGGCGGCGCTGCGCGAGGCCCTGGCCGACCGGCTCGAGATCGTCATGCGCGTCTATTTTGAGAAGCCGCGCACCACGGTCGGCTGGAAGGGCCTCATCAACGATCCCGATCTCGACGGCAGCTTCAACATCGACAAGGGCTTGCGCATGGCGCGCAATGTGCTGTCGGCCGTCAACAATCTCGGCCTTCCGGCGGCGACCGAATTCCTCGACATGACGACGCCGCAATATATCGCCGACCTCGTCGCCTGGGGCGCCATCGGCGCGCGCACCACCGAAAGCCAGATCCACCGCGAGCTGGCGTCCGGCCTGTCCTGTCCGGTCGGCTTCAAGAACGGCACCGACGGCAACCTCAGGATCGCCGGTGAGGCGGTGAAGTCGGCCGCCCAGCCGCATCATTTCATGGCGGTGACCAAGGGCGGCCGCAGCGCGATCGCCGCGACCACCGGCAATGAGGATTGCCATGTCATCCTGCGCGGCGGCATTCAGCCGAACTACGATGCCGCGAGCGTCGACGCGGCCGCCGCCGAGCTTGGCCGCATCGGTGTGGCGCCGCGGCTGATGATCGATGTCAGCCACGCCAACAGCGCCAAGAAGCCGGAGAACCAGCCGAAAGTAGCGCATGATGTGGCGGGCCAGGTCGCGGCGGGCGACGAGCGCATCATCGGCGTCATGATCGAGAGCAATCTCGTCGCCGGCCGCCAGGACGTCGTGCCCGGCAAGCCGCTCGTGTACGGCCAGAGCATCACCGACGGCTGCATCGACTGGGCGACCACCGAGACGGTCCTGCACGGCCTGGCCGGCGCCGTCGAGTGGCGCCGGTCGGTGAAGCGCGAGCTGCTCGCCAGCCGTCAGGGCGCGGCGTGAGCGAGAAGGCGAGGGCGGCAATCACGCCGCCCTCAGCCCCTCCCACGCTGTGAACATCGAAACGGCAAACAAAAGCAGTCCGGCGCCGCGCCCGGCCAGGATGGTCGCCCTCGGATTGTCGACCAGCAGCCCACGGCTGCGGCCGGCGGTGACGGCGAGCCCGCCATAGATTGCCGCCTGCGTGGCGACCGTCAGCAGTCCCATGATGGCCGCCTGCATCCAGATCGGGCCGTAGGCCGGCTTCAGGAATTGCGGATAGACGGCAAGGATGAAGAGATAGGCTTTCGGATTGATCAGGCAGGTGACAAGGCCCTGGCGAAACGCCTTCCAGGCCGAGCGGCTGCCTTCGGGCGCGTCATCGCCGACAGTGATCGAGCTGCGCATCAGCGAAACGCCGATATAGGCCATATAGGCGGCGCCGGCGACCAGCAGCGGCGTGAACAGCACCGGCACGAAATGCATGAGCAGGCCGACGCCGACCGCCCCGTTCAGCGTGTGCACCGCGCCGCCGAGCATGATGCCGGCGGTGGCCGCCAGGCCCCGGTTGCTGCCGCCGGTAAGCGCATTGGCCAGCACGAACAGCATGTCCATGCCCGGAACGGCGATGATGCCGAACAGAAGCACGAAGAACAGCCAGAGGTTTTCGCCATAGCTCATGTCAGTTGCCTGTCGCCTCCGCCGCGAGCGCCTAAAGGATTCTGTTGATTTTCAAGCCGGTAGGCGGCCCTATAGGTCAGGCCAACTGACGAGGGTGTGTCAGTTGCGTTTCAGCCGGGTGGAAAAATGCGCAAGGCCTCGCGCCTGTTCGAGATCATCCAGATCCTGCGGCTGGCCAGGAAACCGGTGACGGCGGCGACGATCGCGGAGCGGCTGGAGGTGACCATGCGCTCGGTCTATCGCGACATTGCAGCGCTTCAGGCGATGCGCGTGCCGATCGAGGGCGAGCGCGGTATCGGTTACATCCTGCGGCCCGGCTTCGACCTGCCGCCGCTGATGTTCTCGATCGAGGAGATGGAGGCGATCGTGCTCTCGCTGGCGCTGCTCGAGCGCACCGGCGACGACGAGCTCAAACAGGCGGCCAAACGCGTCGGCGCCAAGATCGCCGGCGCGGTGCCGCCGCCCTTGCGGCAGACGCTCGACGCCAATGCGCTACACGCCTGGGGTTTTGCAGCACCTTCCGCCTCCGCGGTCGACCTCGCGCTGGTCCGCCGCGCCATCCGCGACGAGGAGAAGCTTAGCCTCTCCTACCGCGACGAAGCGGGGCGGGCGACGAACCGCATCATCCGCCCGGTCGCGCTGATCTATTATGCCGAGACCGCCAACATCGTCGCCTGGTGCGAATTGCGCCAGGCCATCCGCAATTTCCGCAGCGACCGGATCGAGGACTGCCGGCCGGCGGGCCTGTGGTTCAAAGGCGAGGGCGACCGGCTGCGGCAGGTCTGGGTCGACGGCTGGGAGATCAATGCCGCAGCCGCCGTCGGCAATTGATGCGACGCCGCGATGCCGTGTCGCACGGTCGACATGAATGTCAGGGCACGATGCCTCGGCAGGCCCAGGCGACATTGGCGAAGGATCGCGGCCCGTCGGGCCGGCCGGCCTGATAGGCATCGCGCATGGCGGCCTCGACGCGCTTCTGCTCGGCCGCGTCCAGCGTGGTCATGTATCTGCCGAGCGGGCCTTCACCGGCGCCGATCGGCGCCCAGAGGTCGTCGAAATCCGCGTAGTCCATCCGGATCGTCAGCTCGGCTTCGGTGACGTCGACGAGACCCTGCTCGACAAAGGTGCGTTTCATCTCGCCCGGCTGCATCATCGGCTGGAAGCAATAGCGGCTGCGCATCTGGCGCCCGCTTTCGCTGAGCGCCGCTATGGTGTCGATGATCATGCGCATGCCGGTCATGCCGCCATAGTGATCCCAGACGACCGCAGCGACCACGCCGCCGGGCCGCACCACCCGGCGCATCTCGGCCACCGCCTTGCCGGCCTCGGGCACGAAGTGCAGCACCAGCAGCGCCAGCGCGCGGTCGAACACGTTGTCGGCGAAAGGCAGCGCCGTGGCATCGGCCTGGCTGATTGTGATGCGCGGATCGGTGTTTTTCTCCCTCGCCGCCGCGACGAACACCGGCGAGAAGTCGATGGCCTGGATCTCGGCGAGATCACCGGATTTCGCCAGTTCGAAGGTCAGGCTGCCGGTGCCGCAGCCGACGTCGAGGATTTTTTCGCCGCCGCCCAGGCCGGCGAAGTCGATGAATTTCGGCGCGAGCCTCCGGCTCCAGCGCCCCATGAGCTGCTCATAGCCGGACGCGGCGTGAACGGTGAAGCTTGATGTCATCCCGCCCTCCCTTCGCGGACCTCAGCCTAGACCTGCGCGGGAGCCATGCCAAGCGACGAAAGCAGCGGACCGTCCGTGATTGCACGCGAGCGTGGAGTGGGTCGGAGCTGGCCGGCTCCGCACGTTGCCGGGAACGTGTACAGAAGCTAATATAGCGCCGGACCCTCGCGGACATTGGGGGACGGGGTGAGCAAGATCCTGATTTGCGGTGGAGGCGTAATCGGGTTGTGCACGGCGGCCATGCTTGGCCGCGACGGTCATGACGTGACGGTCCTCGAGGCCGATCCGGCGGATCAGCCTTCGAGTTCCATTCAAGGATGGGACTGGGAGCGCCCCGGCGTCGCGCAATTCAGGCAGCCTCACAACCTCAGCTCGCGTTTCCGAATGGTCGCCGATCAGGAACTGCCCGGGCTTACGGATATATTGCTGCGCGCCGGCTGCGTCTGGATGGATTTTTTCGACCCCGGATCGTTGCCCCCGACCATAACGGACAGGGCGCCCCGCCCGGGCGACGAAGCCATGCGCTTCGTCACCGGCCGGCGGCCGGTGATCGAATGGGCCACAGCCGAGATGGCGCAAGCGGCGCCCAATGTGACGGTCCGGCGGGGGATCAAGGTTCGTGAGCTGATCACGGGAGCCTCAGCCATTCCCGGCGTGCCGCATATTGCGGGCATTCGCACGACGTCCGACGAAGAGATTCGCGCCGACCTGGTGATCGATGCGATGGGGCGGCGAAGCCCTGCCTGCGAATGGATCATTGCCGCCGGAGGCCGCAGTCCGAGCGAGGAAGCCGAGGACAGCAATTTCGTCTATTTCACCCGCTATTTCACGGGCAAGCAGCGGCCGCGCCGAAAGGGCCGCCTGCTCACTCCGATGGGGCTGTTCTCGATCCTTACGCTGGATGGCGACAACGACACCTGGTCGGTCACCCTGTTCACCTCGGCGAAAAACAGGGCGATGCGGGCTTTGCGCGACACGGCCACGTTCCACCGTGTCGTCATGGCATGTCCAATGCAGGCCCATTGGCTTGACGGCGAGCCGATCACGCATGTCCTGCTGATGGCGGGCGTTCTCGACCGCTATAGGAGGTTTGTCGTCGACGGCCAGCCTGTAGTCACCGGGTTTGCGGCTGTGGGCGACGCTTGGGCCTGCACCAATCCGTCCGCCGGGCGGGGCTTGAGCGTCGGCCTTGTGCACGCCCAG
It contains:
- a CDS encoding helix-turn-helix transcriptional regulator, encoding MRKASRLFEIIQILRLARKPVTAATIAERLEVTMRSVYRDIAALQAMRVPIEGERGIGYILRPGFDLPPLMFSIEEMEAIVLSLALLERTGDDELKQAAKRVGAKIAGAVPPPLRQTLDANALHAWGFAAPSASAVDLALVRRAIRDEEKLSLSYRDEAGRATNRIIRPVALIYYAETANIVAWCELRQAIRNFRSDRIEDCRPAGLWFKGEGDRLRQVWVDGWEINAAAAVGN
- a CDS encoding sugar ABC transporter substrate-binding protein, with the translated sequence MKKLLLGVALSALMCSSAFAAKIGVSMARFDDNFLTVLRNGMIAQAKGMSGVELQVEDAQNDVAKQLDQIKNFAASGVDAIIVNPVDTSATQAMSDAAAAAKIPLVYVNRQPINVDTLPDNQAFVASNEAESGTLETKEVCRLFKEAGKKEANVYVIMGELSNQAAVQRTKDIEEVIATPDCNFIKIIDKQTSNWQRDQAQNLMTNWLSAAKQFDGVIANNDESAIGAIQAMKAANIDMKTMVVGGVDATQDALAAMQAGDLKVTVFQDAAGQGAGALDAALKLAKGEKVEHKVYIPFQLVTPANIDKFLKKN
- a CDS encoding FAD-dependent oxidoreductase, whose product is MLGRDGHDVTVLEADPADQPSSSIQGWDWERPGVAQFRQPHNLSSRFRMVADQELPGLTDILLRAGCVWMDFFDPGSLPPTITDRAPRPGDEAMRFVTGRRPVIEWATAEMAQAAPNVTVRRGIKVRELITGASAIPGVPHIAGIRTTSDEEIRADLVIDAMGRRSPACEWIIAAGGRSPSEEAEDSNFVYFTRYFTGKQRPRRKGRLLTPMGLFSILTLDGDNDTWSVTLFTSAKNRAMRALRDTATFHRVVMACPMQAHWLDGEPITHVLLMAGVLDRYRRFVVDGQPVVTGFAAVGDAWACTNPSAGRGLSVGLVHAQVLRNVARRHIDDPAEFSREYDAETERQVGPFYRNQIAADRARIAEMNALADGLPVPLPNPVMARLFAAASEDADVFRGVIEIAMCVSLPQEVMARPHIAAKLAELDSQPLPPSANIIDRDRMASLLAG
- a CDS encoding SDR family oxidoreductase — encoded protein: MNGLAGRNSETRAIVTGGAQGIGFAVAEALADEGCRALALVGRSQEKGDKAVAVLKKSGVDAIFISADVAKVADCKRAVEAAIEHFGTLNALVNAAATSARGSLVETTEELFDQIFDTNVRGPFFLMQGLVTHLLERNAPGSIVNVLSMSAHAGQSFLTPYSTSKGALMTLTKNVASAYRKNRIRCNAVLPGWMDTEGEAIVQKKWHDAPDDWLEKAEAAQPMGQLVKPAQLARLITYMLSPQAGVMTGSLVDYDQNIAGVIGE
- a CDS encoding ABC transporter permease yields the protein MSQTSHGIGGLSYDAKKRPWPAEFNVFLALVILVGLFELIGRVFLGDSFLFNTRPNVDAIFNEQRLQIIILQVSIVGIIAIGVTQVIISGGIDLSSGSVVGATAMIAMSFAQVATVNGNPNPKAMFLAYGWVDLPVLVPLLVAIGCGLIAGLVNGMLIAYTRIPPFIATLGMMVTARGIAKWWSKGEPISFPTDSFAAIGKGLMPVVIFISLAILFQLILTYTKYGKHCYAIGSNEDAARMSGIKIANHKVLVYVIAAILASLAAVVLCSKNLTAQSGMGVMYELDAIAMAVIGGVSLSGGRGSIIGTVIGSLIFGVIISGFTFLRLDAYYQEMVKGVIIVGAVVLDQWRQRRRAIGA
- a CDS encoding ATP-binding cassette domain-containing protein → MSDIVLKTENLTKHYGGVHALQEANFELRKGEHVAIMGDNGAGKSTFVRQITGVEQRTSGKIWFDGKEVNFSGPIEAREAGIETVFQNLALADDLDVPSNLFLGREKVLFNLGPFSILDRKAMRKATEAALVRTAVKIPNLSSTIRHMSGGQRQCVAIARTATFASKLIIMDEPTAALGVQETAQVENIIRTLKENGEPLILVSHNMRQVFDLVDRIVVFRRGRIVANLRKQDTDGNDIVAYITGAKTGQAELQAA
- a CDS encoding class I SAM-dependent methyltransferase codes for the protein MTSSFTVHAASGYEQLMGRWSRRLAPKFIDFAGLGGGEKILDVGCGTGSLTFELAKSGDLAEIQAIDFSPVFVAAAREKNTDPRITISQADATALPFADNVFDRALALLVLHFVPEAGKAVAEMRRVVRPGGVVAAVVWDHYGGMTGMRMIIDTIAALSESGRQMRSRYCFQPMMQPGEMKRTFVEQGLVDVTEAELTIRMDYADFDDLWAPIGAGEGPLGRYMTTLDAAEQKRVEAAMRDAYQAGRPDGPRSFANVAWACRGIVP
- a CDS encoding LysE family translocator encodes the protein MSYGENLWLFFVLLFGIIAVPGMDMLFVLANALTGGSNRGLAATAGIMLGGAVHTLNGAVGVGLLMHFVPVLFTPLLVAGAAYMAYIGVSLMRSSITVGDDAPEGSRSAWKAFRQGLVTCLINPKAYLFILAVYPQFLKPAYGPIWMQAAIMGLLTVATQAAIYGGLAVTAGRSRGLLVDNPRATILAGRGAGLLLFAVSMFTAWEGLRAA
- the iolG gene encoding inositol 2-dehydrogenase, yielding MTLRFALLGAGRIGKVHARAVASNPQARLVAVADAFEKAATELASAYGAEVRTIDAIEKAKDIDAVIICTPTDTHADLIERFAKAGKAIFCEKPIDLSVERVEKCLAVVEQTGATLMVGFNRRFDPHFAAVRKAIDDGAIGDVEMVTITSRDPGAPPLDYIARSGGIFRDMTIHDFDMARFLLGEEPVAVSAHASVLVDKKIGEAGDFDSVSVILETASGKQAVISNSRRATYGYDQRIEVHGSKGMVAAENQRPVSIELANDKGYTRPPLHDFFMTRYIDAYANEISSFIAAATAGEKAAPSGKDGLVALKLADAALESAKTGKTIRIA
- a CDS encoding 3-deoxy-7-phosphoheptulonate synthase; this encodes MLTTTDDLRVKELKVLSTPDEVMREIPRSLTATRTVAASRNAIHSILTGADDRLVVIVGPCSIHDPVAAVDYASRLAALREALADRLEIVMRVYFEKPRTTVGWKGLINDPDLDGSFNIDKGLRMARNVLSAVNNLGLPAATEFLDMTTPQYIADLVAWGAIGARTTESQIHRELASGLSCPVGFKNGTDGNLRIAGEAVKSAAQPHHFMAVTKGGRSAIAATTGNEDCHVILRGGIQPNYDAASVDAAAAELGRIGVAPRLMIDVSHANSAKKPENQPKVAHDVAGQVAAGDERIIGVMIESNLVAGRQDVVPGKPLVYGQSITDGCIDWATTETVLHGLAGAVEWRRSVKRELLASRQGAA